From the Populus nigra chromosome 13, ddPopNigr1.1, whole genome shotgun sequence genome, the window ttttttttattagcccAACTTTGTTGAATTTCACTCTTTTGAGAAACATATGCGCGTTAATTAAAGGTTTTGATTAGTTGACAATCGTGAAGGGAccgtttttaactttttatggaCCACTTGCGGGGCTCATTAAGAATATTGTTTGCTATAACAATCATTAAGGAGgccaattttaattgattttattatgattttcctGGCAGTTTGAGCTGCtggtttttactttaaaaaacaagttcttgaaaacaaaaatataaagaatatcaatcaatcaatcaatcccCAAGCAAAACGATCCGAGTTTTAAGTTGTTAAGATAAAATTGAGATCTTATGAttgatttaatatgatatttcccTTAGAAGTTATAATTAAGATGTGATTGTATGAGTAGAGTTTTGGTTTGCTCgcttaaattagaaaaaagttTCAACATGCAGCAGGCAAGAAAATAATCAGCGCTCTTGTTTCTCTAGCCCTCTGATTATCTGTAAAGGGGTGGAAAGCCGGGCCTGGAACTCGAGGCTAGCCACAACTTGTATCTCTAGCCCACTTTAAGCTTCTTAAATCAGAGGGACTTGCGTTTTCATTGCTGGGCATTTGCCTtccattttaaattgaaaacgGGTTCGGTTTCAGATGGTAATGGCCCAATTACATTTTCTCCACGAAGCCTAATAAGGGCGTTTGTTTGTccgaaattgattttttttttcctatcatgaaaaataaattagaaatcatttttatatacttagttatttcatgaaaataaactggaaaaataatatttttaatttactaatttttttaaaatagaacaattttataattatcaactttcttttgaaaaatgaattatttactataattattttttcaattagttGATTATTTGTACTTTGTATGCAGGATCTAAATAGTTATAATTTCACATATACCTGCcacaattttgaaaaatcaatttgtttttcttctctaattgcttgatgttttcttttgaaattaaactttacaataatagttttttatttatttccatttACAATCTTTTAAgaacaaattattataaaagaaaacaagtaaTCATtcttaatatgatatttttttttattaacatggatgtttgaattagtttttatataaatttattaattttatagattttaaaattaatgatcaggAAGTAattataaaagatttaaatttatgattattgAAATGCAAATTTAAAGCTGGGTGTTGAGAGGAAAAGAGGTGATGAGTCTGACCGAAGTAATGGGCTGTAGGTGTGAAAGGGCGAGAGGTGATGGCCGAAGTAATGGGCGGTAAAGACTTTACTCCCCAGCTACTAACTAACAAATCACTATCATTAATTAAAGGGTCGGTGGGAATATATTAGAGgttatggtttaattttttttttaaaaaagatatattaatttttttattttttaaatattatttttagtattaatatattaaaagaatattttttaaaatttttgttacgAGAGGCAAGTATAATCTAAAATATACTTAAAACCAATTATTTCGTAGAAATAGAAGATGAAAAACTAACAACTGGGTTTTTAAATGGAGGTCGGTCTTGAATTAAATGCTGCTGCCAACATCTACCAGAACTCATTTATTGGataataatggaaaaaaaatggtcCAAGTCTAAATCTTGTTGATGCATCCAATATCTGCTAACCAATTcatatcattatcatcatcatcatcatcatcatcttcatcttttcttttttcttttctttttaagatgaTTACGATCTTCTTGTTAAAGTATTTCTTTCACAATTACTCTAGCTAATTCCCTGCATCAACTTGCTTATTCGGTTATGTCTGAGATTATTCGAATCTAATCGATTCTTGAAGATAGAGGCAAGCATGACCTATATGTGAAGTTGAAGAGAGGAAAAAATTGTGTTGCAGCTTGCTTGGTGtcaggttttttgttttgtcacACCAAAGACGACCAAGCAAAAGTAACCAAGTTGTTGATCAGTTGAGGCTGTTTTTGCATGAGACTTTCTTATTTTAACCTACTCTATTCCTCCACCGGTCAAATTCACACAATATATACCTCCAGCTGCATCTTTACCTTAGCTTGCTAGCTCAATCCTCTCTTGCGTTCCATCTCTCTCCTGATCAAGACAAGCTATAATAATATACATATAAAGGATGGCGAAGAACCCATCAACGAATAATGTAACAATGGAGATAGAGGCAAGCATACCATCAGAGGTTGTAGATGGAATAATGGTAGGTTTGAGTCCTCTAAGCGAGACCCTTTGGAGGGACAGAACTAAAACAGAATTCGTAGGAGATGTGTCGGCAAGGCTTACATGGAAGGATCTGACTGTGATGGTTACCCTCAGCAATGGAGAAACACAGAGGGTTTTGGAGGGACTTACTGGCTATGCTGAGCCTGGAACTCTCACTGCACTTATGGGTCCTTCTGGCTCGGGCAAATCCACTCTCCTTGATGCTCTCTCAAGTCGCCTTGCTGCTAATGCCTTCCTCTCTGGAACGGTTCTGCTCAATGGTCGCAAAACCAAGCTCTCTTTCGGGACCGCTGTCAGTACTGACTACACTAGCTAGTAGCTCCTACTCTTCTAGTTTCATTTCTATGTTTCTTACTCCATACTCCACATATATGCACTGCTTTTCTagctcttaattaattaagttatgtGTAATTAATCACTAGCACATGTTTTGTAACATATTTTAAGCAATATTATTGTAAGTTCTGTTTTTCCAAGAGAGAAATTAATCagacattattaattaattataacatttttttgaACTTAATTAGGCCTATGTAACACAAGATGACAACTTGCTTGGTACTCTGACGGTGAGGGAAACAATCTCCTATTCAGCTCGGCTACGTCTTCCTGATAAGATGCCCTGGTCAGAGAAGCGTGCCTTGGTTGAGAGTACCATAATAGAGATGGGTCTCCAAGATTGTTCTGATACTGTTATTGGGAATTGGCATTTGCGTGGGATCAGTgggggagagaagagaagggtcAGCATTGCTCTTGAAATCCTGATAAGGCCCAGACTGCTCTTTCTCGATGAACCAACTAGTGGACTTGACAGGTGCATATTTCACCTCTCATGGCAGTGATTCTATTCTGTTTCCTAacattctgtttttttctttttgatgaaaTCATGGCGTTCCCCTTTCCAATTCCGTCATTAGACTctaataattatcttttatacATGTGGCAGTGCTTCAGCTTTCTTTGTAACTCAGACCCTCCGCGGCTTATCTAGAGATGGCAGAACTGTCATTGCTTCAATACACCAGCCTAGCAGTGAAGTTTTTGAGCTTTTTGATAGACTGTACTTGCTTTCAGGAGGCAAAACTGTTTACTTCGGTCAGGTTTCAGAGGCATATGAGGCAAGATACgccactttcttttttctttttggtttaatCTAATTGGTCATTTGATTCCTTTCATTTACTTCAAACTGTTAATCATTTTTAGCTCTTTCTTACAGTTCTTTGCACAAGCTGGCTTTCCCTGCCCTGCTTTGAGGAACCCTTCTGATCATTTCCTTAGGTGCATCAATTCTGACTTCGACAAAGTGAAGGCTACTTTGAAAGGGTCCATGAAGCTGCGGGTATCTCATTTtctcttaattaattgttttctaattgttttgttttttgttgtataCTTGAGCTTTCTTGTGTACTAGCAATTTCTGAAATTTACAGGCTAAGGACATATTATTGACTTGCATCTATAATTAATGACAGAAATGATGAGATGATATTGAaaacacagttttttttttcgttgaGAAAGCTTCATGTGATCTTTAATCAACTATTCAAAATTGACGAGTTCCAGCAATAGGCTATTATAATTTAAGGGTCCGGATAAGTGCTCATATTGGGCAATTAATGATTGTATTGGCTTAGTTTCATCTCTTCCTTCCCAAAATTGATTCTAAATCTCCATGTTTGTATATATCCTCCTCTCTTTGATTTGTTGCTTGAGGCCTGATTGATAATGCTCTTAATTAACTTATGTTTCTGCAAAGTTTGAGGCAAGTGATGATCCTCTGGAGAAGATAACCACGGCTGAAGCTATCAGAACTCTGATTGATCACTATCGAACTTCTCAGTACTGTTATGCAGCAAGAGAAAAAGTCGAGGAGATATCCAAAGTTGTAAGTGCTTTAATTTCGTGGTGCTCCTCCAGTTTGCAATCTGATCAATATTTATCTtcactaaattaattttagcgAGGCCTTCTCTTCAACTGTATAGTCTTAAAATTAGTAGCTAATTGATAATTGATGTCTGGTCGCAGAAAGGAAATGTGCTAGAAGCAGGAGGGAGCCAGGCTAGTTTCTTGATGCAGGCCTTTACTTTAACAAAGCGTTCGTTCATCAACATGTCAAGGGACTTTGGGTATTACTGGCTTCGACTGGTGATTTATATTGTGGTCACTATCTGCATTGGAACTATCTATCTCAACGTGGGGACGGGTTACAATTCTATACTGGTACTGTTAATGAAATATACCAATCCTGTGCTCCTAAGCTTAGTAAGTTGCTATTTAGGAGGAGTAAACATCTTATCTcctaactaaatatatatacttGTTTCTCTCGATTAATCTGGAACAGGCAAGAGGGTCGTGTGCCTCATTTGTCTTTGGTTTCGTCACGTTCATGTCAATTGGTGGGTTTCCTTCCTTTGTAGAGGAAatgaaggtaattaattactttttttttactcgGGCTCACAAGTTATGCACAAGTGCCTTATCAAGCCTGCTAATCAATAATGATAGCGCTTgctagtttaattattttttatcgttTCGCAGGTCTTCCAAAGAGAAAGGCTAAATGGGCACTATGGTGTGGTCGCATTTGTGATTAGCAACACCATTTCTGCTATGCCGTTCCTGATAATGATTACTTTTATTTCTGGAACTGTTTGTTATTTCATGGTCCGCCTTCATCCAGGATTTGAACATTATGTTTTCTTCGTGCTGTGCCTTTATGCGAGTGTCACCGTAGTTGAAAGCTTGATGATGACCATAGCCAGCATTGTCCCTAATTTCCTCATGGGCATTATCATTGGGGCTGGAATTCAGGTTTCTACATATATGTATTCTTCTGTTAATTTTActtgtaataaataaatcaactaactGCGTGTTTTCTTCATGTCATTGTCAGGGAATATTCATGCTAGTATCTGGGTACTTTAGGCTCCCAAATGACATACCAAAGCCTGTATGGAGATACCCAATGTCGTACATTAGCTTCCACTTCTGGGCTCTACAGGTAACACTGAACctgcatacatacatacatacatacatacattatATCGATAAATCCTTAGATCTTTACGTTGCTGAAAGCAATTAAAGAGGCATATCTATGTATGCGTTTTCAGGGACAATACcaaaatgatttgaaa encodes:
- the LOC133670368 gene encoding ABC transporter G family member 11-like; protein product: MAKNPSTNNVTMEIEASIPSEVVDGIMVGLSPLSETLWRDRTKTEFVGDVSARLTWKDLTVMVTLSNGETQRVLEGLTGYAEPGTLTALMGPSGSGKSTLLDALSSRLAANAFLSGTVLLNGRKTKLSFGTAAYVTQDDNLLGTLTVRETISYSARLRLPDKMPWSEKRALVESTIIEMGLQDCSDTVIGNWHLRGISGGEKRRVSIALEILIRPRLLFLDEPTSGLDSASAFFVTQTLRGLSRDGRTVIASIHQPSSEVFELFDRLYLLSGGKTVYFGQVSEAYEFFAQAGFPCPALRNPSDHFLRCINSDFDKVKATLKGSMKLRFEASDDPLEKITTAEAIRTLIDHYRTSQYCYAAREKVEEISKVKGNVLEAGGSQASFLMQAFTLTKRSFINMSRDFGYYWLRLVIYIVVTICIGTIYLNVGTGYNSILARGSCASFVFGFVTFMSIGGFPSFVEEMKVFQRERLNGHYGVVAFVISNTISAMPFLIMITFISGTVCYFMVRLHPGFEHYVFFVLCLYASVTVVESLMMTIASIVPNFLMGIIIGAGIQGIFMLVSGYFRLPNDIPKPVWRYPMSYISFHFWALQGQYQNDLKGLLFDNQSPDLPKIPGEYILENIFQIDVHRSKWVDLSVIFSMIVIYRIIFFIMIKISEDITPWIRGYIAKRRMQQKNGTQNTTVAPDGLIHSPSLRNYVADRPTEM